Within the Ensifer adhaerens genome, the region GGTCACGTGCCTGGCTACGTTGCCCGTTTAGCCTTTGAGGAGGCTGCCCGTGACGCCGGGGTCTTGCGCTGAAGCGACTGCGAACAGCCGGCGACTTTCGGCTGAAGCCTGCCTCCCGGCACAATCCTCCTGGGAACTGTCTGATGAACCAGTCCTCGCATGGGCGAACTTATGACTGCATCGTGGTTGGCGGTGGGCCGGCGGGTCTTACCGCTGCTATCTACCTCGCACGCTACCACCTTTCCGTTTTGGTGTTCGACGATCAAACAAGCCGCGCCGCAAGTATTCCCCTCTCCCACAATCTTGCCGGTTTCCCTAACGGCGTGAGCGGCGAAGCCTTGTTGGCTCGGATGCGGACCCAAGCGGCGCGATACGGGGCCGACGTAAGGCATTGCGAGATTACGCAGTTGTCCAAGAGGGGGCGGCTGATTGAGGCAATCTCGCCGATTGGTCATTGGCGGGGAAGGACGGTTCTTCTGGCGACCGGGGTCATCAATCGCCGACCGCACATGCCGTCCTCCCTTCACGATGATGCGGTAGGCCGTGGGCTTTTACGCTACTGTCCGGTTTGCGATGGGTACGAGGTTACGGATAAAGCCGTAGGCGTGATCGGCGTCGGAACGAGGTCGGCCCAAGAGGCGATTTTCTTGAGAAGCTTCACGCGACACGTGACCGTCGTCTCGTGCGAAAACCAGCATCATCTCAATCAGACGCAGATCTCTCAGCTTCAGGAGATCGGTATCAAACTGGAACCGGGTCCCGTGACCTCCATCGAGATCGCGGACGATTTTCTGGTCGTAAACACACCAGGCGCTCGTCTCCGGTTTGCCTCGGTCTATCCTGCGCTGGGCTCTGACGTCCGGTCGGACCTGGCCTTGCGCCTCGGCGCGGGGTTGTCGCCGGAAGGATGCGTGACCGTCGATGCCCATCAAAGGACGACTGTAGGCGGCCTGTACGCGGCGGGTGACGTTGTGCATGGGTTGGACCAGATCAGCCATGCGATGGGGCAGGCAACTGTCGCTGCCACTGCCATCCGAAACGATCTGTGCGAGCAATCGTTGCGGGTGCGGTGAAGAAGCGGTGCGGGCGCCGAGATACTGATGGATCGGAAACATGGTCGAGCGCACGGCTGAAGAAATAGCGCAGCGTCGGACCAGACGCGCCGAGCGCCGTCTAAAGCAGCGCGACGCGAACGTCCTTCGTGCGGCGAAAATGAATGTCGCACGTCTCGCCGGCTGTGCGGCCGTCGATCCGGAAACCGTTGATCATGTCACCGGTCGGATCCACATAGGCTGCTCCGGCTGGTATTACTGGCATTGGAAGGGGCATTTCTATCCGGTCGGGGTTTCATCCAACCAGTTCTTCTCTATCTATCAGAGCCACTTCGACACCGTCGAGCTGAACGCCCCGTTTTACTCCTGGCCGACAATGGCGACCGTCAAGATGTGGATCCGCCAGGCTCATCCGAATTTTGTTTATACCGTCAAGGTGTGCGAGTTGATTACGCATATCAAGCGGTTTGAGGATACCCAGACCCTTATCGCGGATTTTGGTTACATCGCCGACTTGCTTGGCCACCAGATGGGATGCTTCTTGTTCCAGCTCCCGCCGAGCGTGCGATACACGTCGAAGATGCTCGACTCCATAATGTCGCAGCTCGACCCTCGGCGTCGCAACGTTATCGAGTTCCGTCACAAAAGCTGGTGGAACGAGGAGGTGTACGCCGCCTTTCGACACAACGGTGCGATCTTCTGTTCATCCAGCGGACCACGCCTTCCCGATGAACTCGTTCAAACCGCGGATGACATCTACATCCGCTTCCACGGGCTCGAGAAGTGGTATCGCCATGACTATAGCGATGCCGAACTTTTAGTATGGGCACATCGGATCAAGACGTGCGGCGCCAAAACGGTCTGGATCTACTTCAACAACGACCGCGAAGGCAATTCGATCAAGAACGCCAAGCGGCTCCACGAACTCCTCGATCGCTTGCCGAAATAGCCGCCACGTTGGACGGTTGAGCCCGCCAAAGCGACGTTCGATCATTGCGCCAACCTGTTAATGACGGCGCTGCCGAGCCTTTGTTGTGGGCCACCCGCAAAAAACGTTGGTGAGAGGAACCCGGCGGACATTCCCGGGTTGGAGAGGCCTCAAACTTAGAAAGGAGCATCCAATGCAAGACGAGGATCAACGC harbors:
- a CDS encoding NAD(P)/FAD-dependent oxidoreductase; translation: MNQSSHGRTYDCIVVGGGPAGLTAAIYLARYHLSVLVFDDQTSRAASIPLSHNLAGFPNGVSGEALLARMRTQAARYGADVRHCEITQLSKRGRLIEAISPIGHWRGRTVLLATGVINRRPHMPSSLHDDAVGRGLLRYCPVCDGYEVTDKAVGVIGVGTRSAQEAIFLRSFTRHVTVVSCENQHHLNQTQISQLQEIGIKLEPGPVTSIEIADDFLVVNTPGARLRFASVYPALGSDVRSDLALRLGAGLSPEGCVTVDAHQRTTVGGLYAAGDVVHGLDQISHAMGQATVAATAIRNDLCEQSLRVR
- a CDS encoding DUF72 domain-containing protein, translated to MVERTAEEIAQRRTRRAERRLKQRDANVLRAAKMNVARLAGCAAVDPETVDHVTGRIHIGCSGWYYWHWKGHFYPVGVSSNQFFSIYQSHFDTVELNAPFYSWPTMATVKMWIRQAHPNFVYTVKVCELITHIKRFEDTQTLIADFGYIADLLGHQMGCFLFQLPPSVRYTSKMLDSIMSQLDPRRRNVIEFRHKSWWNEEVYAAFRHNGAIFCSSSGPRLPDELVQTADDIYIRFHGLEKWYRHDYSDAELLVWAHRIKTCGAKTVWIYFNNDREGNSIKNAKRLHELLDRLPK